CGTCCGGCACATCCACGCGGGCGGGCACGACGCCGGCGGCGACGGCGCGGGCGAGCTTCCCGGCAAGGACCGGCTCCAGAAGGATGACGAACTTGCCCCGGTGGTCGTCCTCGGCGGGCGTGACTCCGGTCATGGCCGGGTAGTTCTTGAAGGCCTCGGCGTCGGAGGCGGGGTCGAAGACCGGCCCGCTGATACCGAGCACGTCGAACCGCTCGCGGTCCGCGCCGCTGTCGTTGCGGACGAGGACGATGCAGTTGTGCTTGCCGGAGGGCGTGCCAGCCTGTGCCTGCTGATGCCGGCGGGCGAGGAAGTCGCGGGCGGCGTCCACGAACGTGTTGAACGTGGCCGCAGGGATGACCAGCGGGTCGCCGGGCTTGACCTTCTTCATCGCGTCGCCCATGGGTCAGGTTCCTATCCCGAGCGCCGCGAAGTTGCCCTCCTCGTAGACGCGCTCGATGTAGACGGCGACGGGCTTCTTGACGATGGCCTTGGCGGCAGAGTCCTCCGAGTCGGCATAGCGGACCCACATGTACTCCCAGCCCTTCTTGGAGATGCCGGTGATGGGGCCGACGACGAGGCCGGTGCGGTTGGGCGAACCGGCGAAGCGGTAGGTGATCTCCCAGTCCTCCGCCCCGCGCTTGGAGCCGCTCGCGCCCAGGAACAAACACTCGCCCGCGGCCAGGCCCTTGAACGAGGCGCTATTGACCTTGCCGGTGAGCGAGAACAGCGTGCCCTTGTAGGCGGGCGTCACGACCGCGGCGTCCAGGTAGTGCGTCTCGGAGAAGGAGTAGACCGGAACGGTGATGTCCACGCCCTCGACGTTGTCGTGGGTGACGCCGATGGCCCCGCCGAAGTCCGGCGCGGTCGTTCCGGGCGCGCCGTAGCGATGCACCGTCGCCAGCGACTGGGTGATGTGCTGCGTGCCGCCGGAAGTGTCGAAGGCGAAGGACGACTCGCCGACCTCCGTCGGCGGGCGGATGCCGTAGCGGACGGTGGCGACCCACTGTCCATCGCCGCGGGTCGTGTCAACCCACTCCGGCTCTATCTGGATGGACTGACGGACCAGACCGTTGTAGATGCTGGGCGTGGAACTGGCGATGAGGTTCTTGGCCGTCACGTCGTCGCTGGTGCCGGTGAGGATGTAGACCATCTCCACCGAGGCGTTGTCGCCCGTGGTCCACTTGCGGCTGTCGAGTTTTTCCGTGAGCGTCAGCGGCATGGTTCGTCTCAGGTGAAAGCGGCGCGGTTGTTCCGCACGTCCTGGCGCAGGCCGTCGACGCCCTTGGCGGTGCGCTCGGTGGCGCTGGCGATGCGCTCGTCGGCCCCGCCGGCCTGAAGGCCCAGGAGCGCCGCCGCGTTGAACGTGCCCGCCACGCCGATGGTCCGGTCCCTGGCCGTCTGGAGCAGGTCGCCGAGGCCCGAGAGGCTGCCGCGAACCTTGGCCAGCAAGTCCTCGGGGCCTTCCATCGCGCCGGGTCCCTCGGCCTCCTTGGCCTCGCGCTTCCGTCGAGCTTCGCCGAGGGCGTCCTGCCACTCCTTGCGGGCCTTCGCCAGGTCGGCCTCGTTCTCGGCCATGCGCTGCTGGTACTCGGTGTCCAGTTCCTGGTGCTTCTGGAGGTTTTCGCGGCCGATCTCGGCCATCGTCGCCTCGTGGGTCCGCGTGGCCTGCTCGCGCTCCCGCTGGCGGCGCTCCTCGCGTTCGGCGAGTTTCTGGCCGGTCTCCCGCTCGATGTCGGCCTTCCGCGCCTCGTAGTACTCATCCGCCGCGCGGTTGGCCGCCTCGGCGTCGAAGCTGGAGTCGAACTGCTTCCTGATCCAGTTCCAGGCCTTCGAGAGCTGCTTCCCGCACCAGTGCCAGGCCTTCGTCACCCAGCCGGTGAACTGGGTCCAGGTCTTCGACAGGAACGCCGTGGTCTCGATCCAGCCGACCTCCAGGGCGTGCCAGACGACCTCCACCACGGCCAGCAGGCCATGCCAGGCGTCGTAGCCGATCTTGATGAAGAAGTTGCGGAAGTTCAGCCACGCCTTCTCCAGGAAGTTGATGCCCTTGGTCCACTCCATCTTGAGCGTCAGCCAGAGAATCTTTGCCGCCAGGCCGATGTCGCCGGCGGCCAGGGCGTCGGCGATGCCCTGGTAGGACGCCACGGCGTCCTCGCGGAGGGTCTCGAACCGCTCGGCAAGCCAGCCCAGGGCCTTCGCCCCCGCGCCGGTGGCATAGAGGATGTAGGCCCCCAGCGCCACGACGGCCGTGATGACCAGGCCGATGGGCGATACGAGGAAGGCCAACACAGCGCCGAGGAGCTTGAGGGCGGTGCCCACGGCGGTGACGGCCACGGCCAGGACGCCCATCACCTTCGCCAGGCCGGTGATGGCGTAGCCCAGGACCACCAGCGCCGCGCCGGCCACGATAACGCCGACGGCCACCTGGAAGATGGTGACGATCAGTTCCTTGTTCCGCCTGACCCAGTCGGCCGCGACGACAGCCACGCGCGTGACCCACTGGGCGGCCTGCGAGAGCACTGGAACCAGAGCCGAGCCGACGACGAACACGCCCTGCTTGAGCACCTTCCACATGACCGAGAGCGTGTCGCTGAACCGCTCGGCGGCCTTAGCGTCCTCAGTGGAGATGGTCAGGCCCAGCCTGCGGGCCTGCTCCTGGAGCTGCTCGATGCCAGCCGCGCCGCCGGACAGCATGGGCAGAAGCTGCGTGCCGCTGCGGCCGAAGAGCTCCATCGCCACAGCCGCCT
This sequence is a window from Planctomycetota bacterium. Protein-coding genes within it:
- a CDS encoding phage tail tape measure protein, encoding MPQAGAIRAGRAFVELFADDSKLVRGLKRAQAKLKAFGESVRNMGLKLVGLGSAIVAPLAASSKVFASTGDALAKMSARTGFSVETLSELGFAADLSGASMEVLENGIRKMQRTLLDAATGMKSAQEALAILGLTIADLDKLSPEQQFKLIADRLAKIEDPTIKAAVAMELFGRSGTQLLPMLSGGAAGIEQLQEQARRLGLTISTEDAKAAERFSDTLSVMWKVLKQGVFVVGSALVPVLSQAAQWVTRVAVVAADWVRRNKELIVTIFQVAVGVIVAGAALVVLGYAITGLAKVMGVLAVAVTAVGTALKLLGAVLAFLVSPIGLVITAVVALGAYILYATGAGAKALGWLAERFETLREDAVASYQGIADALAAGDIGLAAKILWLTLKMEWTKGINFLEKAWLNFRNFFIKIGYDAWHGLLAVVEVVWHALEVGWIETTAFLSKTWTQFTGWVTKAWHWCGKQLSKAWNWIRKQFDSSFDAEAANRAADEYYEARKADIERETGQKLAEREERRQREREQATRTHEATMAEIGRENLQKHQELDTEYQQRMAENEADLAKARKEWQDALGEARRKREAKEAEGPGAMEGPEDLLAKVRGSLSGLGDLLQTARDRTIGVAGTFNAAALLGLQAGGADERIASATERTAKGVDGLRQDVRNNRAAFT